The DNA region TCGGTCATAGCTCATCCTTTGAGTGCAATCATAACTTCAAGAACTGTCCCGATTTTTCTTACCTCTTCGAGCGACAAGTCAGTTGGATAGTCCAAGACTATTGCCCTCCCATTTGCAAGTGGGATTCTCTGTCTCTCCGTGATCGGTTCTTCATAGACATCAGTCATTTGGCCTCCAAGAGGTCTGGGTTCTCGTAGATGTTCCCGATGACTTCTACTCCCATATCAACTAAATCATTAAAACAGCCACATCGGCATTCTTGATCCAAGAGACAATACCGTGCCAGCTCCTGACCCCAGATGACTTCGCTACTGTACTCTTGGTTATCCTGCCCAGCATTGTGGTTGTCTGCTCGAACTATGTCCCCTTCATAAATCTCTTTCCCGTGACGATCAACTAAACCTGTAAACTGCATTAGTTCCAATAGTTCGGGATGTCGTCCTGGAACCTCGACCTGACTCGGATAAAGCATTTCCTTTCGATCAAAAGACCAGACTCTAAACCTCAATGGTCGCATAGTGTTTCTCAATATTCTCGTAGAATAGACTTGGCAAACGTTATCTTGTCTTCTACTCGCTGAGCCGCTGGCTGAATTGTTGTCCAAAGTTCAAGGTTCTCTAACCGATTATCCTGACGATCCCCGTTCTTGGCGAGAATCTGGAAACTTTTTCGTCCAAGCAGGACGAGAGCCACAATCGCATTCGCACTCCTCCTCTTTCTGAGATGTTTCGTCGGGAACACGCTCTACTGGTTGCGTTGTTGAGGCGGTAGTAATCTGGCAGCCCACACAAGGCACTTGGCGGCCAGTTCCAATCTCGGTGTGAAAATGAACTGATCTTGTTTGTTTATTTGTAATCTGTCCGAAAAATCCTGACAGATCATTCATCGCATCGACCAACGTATTGATCTTCTGCACGATAGTCTTCTGAGAGTGACCGCACTCATCGCCTTGCAGTCTCTTGATTACTTTCATTCTTCCTCCAATATCTGGTACAACGTATTTCTTTCATCATTCCTCCTATGAAACGATTCCATGCGTTCATACCTTCAATCTCAAATCCAGTGTCCCATGAAGTGACTTCGCTAGTTCCTCAAGTATCCCTATCGAGGGATTTCGTTTTCCCCGTTCAAGATCAGATAGATAGCTTCGGCTAATCCTAGAAAGTAGCGCGAGTTCTGCCTGACTCAGACCACGAGCTTCCCGCGATGCCCTCAATTCTTGTGCAATATGTAGTGTCATCGTTCCTTCTTTAGTCGTCGTCGTACTTCTCTCTCTATCCTTCGTTCCTTGTTTTTCTTCCACCGTTCCTCCTCAAAGTACCGCTGCATCGCTGGGGAACGACTACCCTTGCCTTTGCCTGGTATCGCTGATTGCCACTTCATCGCAACCCTTTCTCTCGCGCTTTTTTACGCCACTCATTCTTCCAGCGCTTGAATGTGACATTGTCTGGCCACCCAGGACGCTTGTTTTGCCTTTCCTCTAATTGCGGTACATCGGTAGCTTTTTCAGCACTCACGAGCTTATGATCTAACGTGTGTCCATCCCGACCTCTGCGATCCAAAATTTCGTACTTTGTTCCTTCAAGTTGCTTACGAATCGCTGAGAGACGGGCTCGGAAATCGGTTCCAGCAATTGCTCTCATTTCAAGGTGAGTGTGCCAATTCCCGTCTTTGAGAAGGCCGAAGAGCTTCTGAGCGTTGGTTTTCTCTGCCATCGCTGCCATCCTTTCTTGAAATTTCTCCGCATTCGTACTTCATCCTTTCTCAAAGAAAGCCAGTTACCTACGAAAATAATTAACAATAGACAGAGCGAAACTATTAGTATCGTAAATATGGGTTCCATATCTCCTCCTAACCGAATGGGACATCATCAACGTTTATTTCGTCACTTTGTTCACTCTGCTCTTCATTCTGCTGCGCTTTCTTAGCAAATGGGTCTCCTCCATCATAGAGCGCCTCAAGATTGATTGTGGTGGATTCCAGAGCCTTCTGAACCTCTTCTGACAGCTCTTCCTTTGGGTCAGGGGTCACATTGTACTTTGTTTCCTTCCTCTCACCCTCACGGGTTACTACGAGATCGTAGCCTAATGGTGATCCCCACTTTGGGTTCCTCGCCAGAGAGGTAATCGTGTCAATGATCGTTCGTTGGGTAATCTCAAGAATCTGTACCTGCCGGTCATTGTAGTTCCAGACGATCATCGCCCAAAAATGTTTTGGCGGCTGATCCCCAATCTCAGATATGCTAATGTCTTCACCAGGACGGACTCGTACTGGTTTCCGCGTCTCTGTCCCATCCTGCCCAACGATCGTCTTCCAGTACTCCATCCCCATGATTGGCTTAGAGAGGAACCGGAAGGTATTTACTCCCTGTACGAATTTCATATAATTGCCGCCACCTTTTGGTGGTGTGTAGTT from Candidatus Eisenbacteria bacterium includes:
- a CDS encoding helix-turn-helix transcriptional regulator — translated: MEEKQGTKDRERSTTTTKEGTMTLHIAQELRASREARGLSQAELALLSRISRSYLSDLERGKRNPSIGILEELAKSLHGTLDLRLKV